ATTGGAAAAGCAAAACACTGCAGAGTTTATATATGTTCCACCTCCAAGACAAGCCAAGGGCAGCTGCCAACCTGCCCACACTGACTCCTTAAGCacctgaccccctcccccccccagaccaTCTGCTTTCCAGCTCATCTGTACAGCAGTCTGGCAGCTTGACAGGACAGAGCAGACTCATTAACTGACACtttgtggatggggggggggggatggtcaTGTCTGACACAGGTATGGTGTCCAGAGCTCAACCCCACCAAAGCCCTGAATGGGACATGACCTCTGCCATAAGCAAGATGACAGTTTGTTCTATACACAAGTCATGGTCCATTCAGGGTTAGATATGAATGACAGACAAGCAGTTCACAGGTTAAACAGCCAGTAGATAGCACTTCCAGTTTGCTGTGTATCTGTGCCTTTTTAAAACCTGCTTATGATAAAGGTAAACCTATACAATTTAGTCAAGGATTCATCTGTATACAAACAAACATTTCCAGGACATATCAGAGGACTTGAAAAGGCAGGTTCTGTAAAGAACTTTTTAAAAGCTCAGCATATAGCACACAGATGTTTAGGGAAACCTTGCATCATCACACCACACACACGTAGCTGTAGCAGTAAGATGGACCAATGAGAAATATTCATTTTAGTGAAACCACTATCTGCATGAGGCCTTGTCCACACATCCACAGGTATTTTTAAGAAGTGTTTCTCCTCACTAAAAATCTGTCCACATGAAAACACAAACTGTCAAGAGCATTCCACACCAGCAGGTGGCAATATAACGGTAAAGCCATGttggccaatcagaagccttATTGCCAGTTCCGCTAGGCTAAAAACAGCTAACGTAAACAGTGAACACACATTCTGATGTTAAGCCAaaaactggtttccctgtctaGACATCAACACTGCAAACAGTTTCTGAAAATCTTCACCCACAGAGATTTGCAAAAACTATTTTCAATGACCTAAAAGGCTGcttataaaaaatgtataaaaatacctGTGCATGCACAGACAAGGCCTGAAACTAGCACAGTAAACTGAAGTACAGAGCCTCTAAAGGGACAGGGTTAGAAAATATTAGCAATTTAGTCTTCCTTCAGACGTGTCTTGTGACTTCCATACACAATATGCACTCACCTGCTGCTGTGCCACGTTAAAGATCACCTTAGTTTGAACTAGATATGGAATTGATATAGTTTTGATCAGTATAGGACTGATATCGAATTAATGCTTAATTGCCATGCATTAGTCATTACCATAATATTGTGATACAGATGTGCATTACCCTCACAAAACTTCCTACCCAGACCCTTAGGGGAGATGTACTGAGCTACATGCATAAAATGAGAGGCAACTGCCATCTAGTGTAGAAGATGTGctacaaaatatataaacaaagcaaaaacatcCATTTTCATGCTTTTCACCAGTATAACTGCAGAAGCTAGATACAAATACTGCATATTTATTAGATTTGAAGAATACATaaggcaacccccccccccccacccccacaaatgGGTCAGCACAAAACATTTCTGGAGCACTTCAGGTTCAAGCCAATGCAGGAAAGTCCTCTGGGTCTCCAGGATTTGGTGCCACAACCTGGGTCAATGAGAACCAATAAAGCGTAAGACATGGATCAATCTTACAGcatttcccaatccagtcctcaaaCATCtacatggaccatctgtggatccccaaggaccggactgggaaacactgatccaACAGGACCACCCATGAAGGGGAGGAGTTCTCATAACCCAAATATCTGAATCTTGTGTGATGTATTCAACCTTTGCAGGGGTTCATACCGTTTCTGGTGGCAACGGAGGATTTTCATCAAGCCGAGGGACAGAGCCACCATGACCACACCCAACCAAACAGCCGAAGTTGATATCTATCTGGGAGGTGATGTTGGCAGCACGACGAGGGGGAGGAGTCCCATCCTCTTCCTCAGAGACACCACTGCTCAGGCCCTGACCCGGGTAGGGGTGCATATACGAGTACATCAAGCATCAATTACGCTGAGCCCCACTGATGGTACAGCTTACCTCAAGCTGTCTGGACTTGTGGATGACAATGGCTTTTACAGGAACACCAGTATCTGCCTTTCGCAGTTGCAACTGCTGCTTTGGTCTACTCTGCTTTTGCAGGGCTTTCCACTCATCCAAGGAAATCTCCACTGCACCCTCATCCACTGGAATCTCAAGCTCCATGGTACtatgaggaagggggggggggggtaaaatgAGGCTATAAGCCAACCCTGCCTGTTGCTATACATCCATGAGCATGGACAGGACACCCACCatttctcctcttcctccaaaGCATTCAGGGCCACTTCCTCACCAGCAGCTGCATCTGTAAGGGCCCTAGGCATTAAATAAAAGTAATGCCACTGATCGCAGGGGAATCGGCAGGTTCCATTCAGAGTGTGAGCATAGGAAGCCTCAGTGTGTGTATGGGCAGCCCATAATCCTGTGCTCTTACCTCATTGGGTCCTTCACGGAACCCCAGTTCCAAGATCCAGTCCCTCCTCTCTTTTCCTCTGGTCTGACACTCCTAAACATGTTGCAGTACAACTACAGGAGACCGAATGCTAGCATGCCACACCATGATCAGCAGTGTTAGGAGACCAAGCACATAAGCTGGCTAATGGAACTCGTTTCAGATAAGCCCTGGTTAAGTCGTGCTGCAGACACTCAATATGCAAACATAATTCTGACCAAGCCAAAGAGCTACAGTCCTGCTGGCATTAACCTGAAGAGCTGACCAGACAGACCCGACAGCCTGACAGTGCAAAAAGTGACTCACGCTCGGTCGCTCCCACTGTGGCGGTCAAACTCCCTTTTGCCTCGCTGATCAAAGCCATCGGTGCTGCGGGGGGGGCCTCCTAGCCTACCCCCACGATCTCTTCCCACCCGACTGCCCCCACATCCCCAGCCACCTTGGTCCCTCTGCTGATTTCTGAATTAGAGGTCAGCATTTGACAGGTGACACCTCAGCAATCTAGGAACCTGTAGGCAAGCTCCAAAACACACAGCCAACTTGAGGTAAGACACATATCTCACTTTTCTGCAGAGAGCTCCAGAGATGCCTTGTTTACAGGGACTTGATGGGTCTGGAATGACACACATCTCTCCTCTCGCTGTTGGGCTCCTAAACAGGAAACAAATTTTGGTTTTCAACAACATTAAGACAGACAAGAGCCACCTGAATGCCAACTGCAAGCCAGTCACACAGAAGACAGTGCCCACAGCTCTGGGTTCAGAAGAGCATTACGTAATCCAGATCAAGGGGTAGATTTTATGGCATAAATTCCAAGAGAAAACAAGATGGGTCACCAAATTTACGAAGTgcacaaaataaatgttttggTCATTTTTCATGCCATGCCAGCAACTAGAACTATACCATATTTTCTTAAATATACAATTATGGCCCTGCATTGTTCATGTAATTGTCAAATAACTATTCTGCTAATCCTTGCCTAAAAcaaaatccacccattttgcGAACCCATTAGTGCTACATAGGGTGTGGAGGCTATCCTGGCAGCTAGCAGCAATAAACCAGACTGGGGCACTAAAAAGTAAGCCTGATCCCTGGATTTACGTTTCCAGTACACTGGGCACTTCAGTTAGTATGCATACAGTGCAATGGGCAGGAATCAGCTTTAAAAGTAGAGGCCGATGATAAACAGCCCGGTGAACCCAAATCACTTGAGTCATACCATAGCAGGGTTGGCAAGTCCCAAGAAATCTTAGGGCAAATTCATATTATGCCATTGCAAACCtataattagctacatcaaatgctttggggtagtttgcaaaccctataaagagtatttacaaggtaatcaactgatacatacatgtaaatgcgtgtgcatacTTGTCTGGAATTAAGTCAAAGTTTTAGATGCGTTTTATGCCTCCAAGGGAAAGAACGTTTAGTTAGGAAGAATGCAACATTTCCACGAGGCTGTAAAAGCCCTTGCGGAAGATTTGCCCGTGGTTTCACCTACGGCTAAGGAGGTGGGTGCTAACGCAGGGTGTTGTACTTCGACCTCTATCTACGCAGTGGGACTTGTTTGCACAGGCACGGATCCAGGCAGTTCTTGGAAAACGGCGCTATATGAGCGCGTTTGAGGAAACTTGCATACGTCAGATGATCGACATCACTGAAATCCCGTCAGATATGACATCAGGGAGGCAGAGCCAATGAAAATAGGGAGGCGGGTCTAATCTCACGGGAAGCGGGTGTACTAGTGACTCCACGATATCATTTGGATGCAAAGGGGCGGTACAAACTTGTCACCGCTATGTGAAATGCTGTGTACCCCGTAAGATATCTATCCCACGAAACGCCTATACCAACAGCAGCATTACGGAACAAAAGCACAGGTATAATCAGTTCGGTTTTACCGCTGGCATTTGCCGTGAGTGAATGCCCTCCGCCGTGCCCCTCCCGCTTGGAGTCTCTCTTGCCGGCCGCCTTCCTCGGCTGGGACTCGCGGGGCAAACCGAGGGCGTCAGCATCGCTGTCTGAAGGCTCATTATGAAAGCGGGGAGCCCTGGCGCGCCCAAAGTCGGTGTCGCGAAGCACGGCTGCCTCGTCAATGACTCGCATCATTTTGCAGTTATGTAAAACCTGTCGATTTGGCTGGACCGCAGTACAACACCTCAGCACCCCGCCTCTATGAGCGTGTCAGAGCGGCTGTCAGCATCTTCAACACGGACCGCTCACCAATGCTCAAACTCCTAAAATGCCCGGACTCTCCAGCGTCCATGCTGTCTGTTTTATACTGCAGTGTGAAGCCAGAACCCCGCCCTCGCACACTCAACACCTGCAAAATGATGCAGCCAACATGATCCACTCCGTTATTAGCTATCATTGTGTAAATGAGATCTGTTATTTGGAATGTTCTTATACAAATACGAGAATAAGCACGTCTAAATTGGCAGTATGTTCATATGAATAATATTCAGCATATCAAAGTGGTGTTCGTTAGACCAGTATGCCATTAAGCAAGTAGTAAGTTAACATTAAATCCAGAATATGTGTATTCATGGATTGAACCATGTattatcaaaaaaataaaaaatgaaactgATTAAAATTTGAGACAGAGTGCACCATAATTGAAGCAGTGCTGCATAGTGATATCACAGAAAAGGGCAGTTTCAGACACTTGATCCTCTTAGCGAAATAACCCAAAAGATTTTTGACAGATTTTTTCTGAAATTCGCAATCTTAcgaggtacatttacctacagctgcAGCGAACAATTAGCTcgcccttgagggtacagccccagtgacaaggaATGGTAAAAATTtgaactctttttttttccctgacagTGTACATTGAGACAAATCACACAAAGTTGGGCttttattaaagattttttggaTAGGTGGGTAGAGTGTGAATGGTTGGCTTAGGCAATGTTGCAATAATATTTTAGATCTCCTGAAGGATAACAATATGAAAAATTGGATATCATGTACGCCtactgtagggggggggggggggggggggtagaggtTGGAGGTGTGGGTGAGTAAGGATTAGATAGGAGCGAGAAGCTGTCCAGGGAATGCATCAGTGTCATTTATTTGTAAGATCCTTTCCCATTTCTATGTATGCTCATCTTAACTAGTCAAGTGTTATAACTAGGCCTATATGTTTATTCCAAACGTTAAAATGCTAATATAAtaactttttgtttgtttactagTGTAAGTTGAATGtacaataaatgaataggtgTAGTTTCATAGTTAGTTATTGGGTTTTACATTTGCAGTTTATCCATCCGGTAATTCTACAAATTGTTacagcaattggggttaaggccttgctcaagagtaTAATGATGAAAAATCACTCTGTCACCCCCATGGGAATTGAACCAGTAACCGCAACACAACAAATCAGCCCTCCAACACTCCTGGTGCAAAACACACTGATTCTATTGGTCATTCAGGTAAACTGGTGGTTTGTTTTCTGGGGAGTCGCACACTGACATCTGACTGAATGAGAGGACCAGCAAACTTCTGCTCAAAGTGAGGTGAAAAGGATTAACTAAATCAGAACAGGTCACATAGATACTGCATTTTCCAAATGAAGAAGTATTTTATTTGCACAGTTTACTTCACAGTATTTCAATTAGCAGTAACCGAGAGTGGAGCAGTCAGAAGAATGATGCATCGTGTCTGTCAGATCTTTTCAAAAACTTCACAAACATGTTACGAAACCATGTTATGATACCACTAATCTTCATTCCGATCAGATTTGATACAGGACCACGTTTGCAAACATGAGTGTTTATGCTGAGTGTGGTGGTAGGTAGGATGGTATCCTGTTACACTACATACAATTTTTAGGTGGGTACAGACCATATACATGCATTTAACCACCCCTACACCTCTGGTGTGCGATAACGACGATTAGAAATGGTTTATTGTGCAAGAAAGTTGAGAAAACATTAGGCATTTCAAATCCTTCTCCTTCTCTCGCTCTctccgtgtttgtgtgtgtgtgtgtgtgtgtaccacAGGGACAAAATAGCCATGTCCAGAAACAAAATTAAGTAACTGTAGGGATTCGTCACATATCATTTTGCAAACGCCTCCCGCTGGCAGCAGGACCGGTATCTGAGCACCGTAGCAGCAGATGAGTTCGGGCTTGTTGGACGCTGCCCCGGGCTCCACAAGCAGAAACCAGTCCAGCCGGCTTAGGTCGGCTCCTCCCGCTGATCTTCTCTactgtgtttaaaaaaagaatataaaTAGATTCATAATATAAACGCACGATACACATAACCGTGAAATTTAATCAACTGCAATTAGGCCTGTTGACACGAAACTATTTGTCCTACCTGTGCGATCgtcttttgttctgtttttttttctttccttttttctttttttaatataaatattgttGTAGCCCCCCTGCAAAGTATTTCAGAAGCTGTTAAATGTACCAACCGGACACAATAAGGGTGATCAACGTTTACTCACAGGGTAACGTGTGAAACACCGCAGGCAAACAGCGTCGCCCGGAGCCGCAGTCGCACCTACACACACCTGCGAGCTTCCGGGAACCTGGGCTGCGCCCCGCTGGGACTCGGCGCTGCCATTTCGCGGGAAGTGCGGCTCCTGGCCCGGGTGCGGTCCGAGGGAACCTGCGGCTCTTAGCGCCTGTCCGGTATGTCTTTTAAACTTTTCTCGCTATAATGTAACGCGTAGGCGAAACGCAATAAATCATGGGCTACTTGTGATTTGTTTTCATAAATAATGTAGTTTTCTGTAATAAGAAAAGCAAGCGCGGAACAACAAGGAAAACGAGGCGAACTGGACGCGCTCATACACTTTGTTCACCTCCGCGACAAGAAACTGGTCACTTTGTCGGCGGGTCACAAACCGCTGGTACAAAAAGAAACGTTTCAGTCGTGGCTATTAAAAGTTTACCTAGGCCTGTGGATTGtgactgatatatatatatacatacagtatacatatatgtgtgtgtgtgtgtgttaacgGCCGTATTTCCCACATACTGACTAAATTCATTGCAAAGCCAAATGAAAACAAACGCGAAAGCAAGGATCAGTGAGATTAACCGTAAAAGTGATTAATGTATTATTCATCACAACAGAACTGAGAAAAACCGAGTTGTGTGCTTACGGCACATTAAGCTCACCTTATTTAATCGGGAAGTACGGAATGTGACCAATGATTTTTCTAGGTATTTAGTAAAAAGGAAAGCCATGCCTTTATTACCTTAGAGAGAAAGAGGAACCCTTGAAATACAATGATTTTGAATTGCCATAGTTACTTTGACTGGCCTGTGCCTAGCGGCCTGGCTGTGGCCTGACTGAATAAAACACTGACTGAGCATGACTGGTACCTGAGCACGCCAGTGTCCCGCAgtggtccggagcctatcccggaggctacaggcacagggcagggaacaacccaggatggggcaccaacccatcacagggcacacatgcaGAGACATGCATAAACTGACAGGTAAAAACACACAGGcccaccattcacacctatggacaatttaatCATCCCTATTTTTGGATTTTTAAACTGAAAAGTGCTGATTTTTATTGGTTATGTTTGATTTACTGTATAGCATTTTACTCTGTGTTCGGTTTCATATTCACTGTGCACTGCTTGTCTTTAGTGAAGGTACTGGGCTGAGAAGAGAATGATGGAGGTGCATGCAGCCTGGACCAATAAACCTTTTAATCATACTATCAATGAAGTATATTAGAACTCGTCAAACTGGATGGAACATAAGACTCCAAAATAAAGACACCCACCCATCTTTCATATGTAGTGAGCAGCTTGCTGGATGAAATGAGAATAGTTAGTTTGAAAGTAACACTTCAGCTGTTCTTAACCTAGACGTGGTGACTAGCAGAGGGGTTAAGCTGCTCGCTCAGGAGGTGTGACTGCACCTCCCCAGGAAAGTGCCCTCCTTTAAGTATCTCCAACACTTAGTTTTATTTCAGTGTTACTGCCaagtgttgagccaagggctgTTAGGGATGATGGTGTAGGATGAGGTCTGTTTCTGGCGTCGTGCCGTCATTGTGCTGCATGGAGGTGTTGGCCACGCCCCTGTTTGTCTGTGCTGCTGGACCATTGGACCAGAGATTTCTGTTTGAGTTGCTGCCATTCGGCGTCTGTCTTCGGGATCCCTACATCttctttaaatttaatttggaTTTGGCCCAGATATGGTCAATGAGCAGCTTGTTCTATTTACTCATTAAACGTATGTTCCCCAAAACTTTAAAGATCTTCAAtatctttgtgtttttatcAGGCAGACAGGAATAACCCTGTTATTAGTACCTTATTACGATCATGGATTATTTTCATGCTGCTGATAAAATTTTTTGCAGAAGTAACAGGTCCCAGAACCACTGAAATTCTGATCGACTGTGCTTCCTTGATGTACGTATTTACTTTGAGGAGGTAACGGCAATTTTCTGGTTGCTTTGGTGACAGTGAGGGGCCAGCACCATTACTACAGCCCAGAGGAGCACATACACCTTTGTGGTGTGACCACTGCATGCTGTCATTGAACATGAACAGAGAACAGGATCTGTAGTGTGTTCTTAGAGCAGTGCAGCCTGGGACATGAAGCACATGCACGGTGATGTGTTCTTAGAGCAGTGCAGCTTGGGACATGTATCACATGCACGGTGATGTGTTCTTAGAGCAGTGCAGCTCGGGACATGAATCACATGCACGGTGATGCGTTCTTAGAGCAGTGCAGCTCGGGACATGAATCACATGCACGGTGATGTGTTCTTAGAGCATTGCAGCTTGGGACATGAATCACATGCACAGTGATGCGTTCTTTGAGCAGTGCAGCTTGGGACATGAATCACATGCACGGTGATGCGTTCTTTGAGCAGTGCAGCTTGGGATATGAATCACGTGCACGGTGATGTGTTCTTAGAGCATTGCAGCTTGGGACATGAATCACATGCACGGTGATGCGTTCTTTGAGCAGTGCAGCTTGGGACATGAATCACATGCACGGTGATGCGTTCTTTGAGCAGTGCAGCTTGGGACATGAATCACATGCACGGTGATGCGTTCTTTGAGCAGTGCAGCTTGGGACATGAATCACATGCACGGTGATGTGTTCTTTGAGCAGTGCAGCTTGGGATATGAATCACGTGCACGGTGATGTGTTCTGCATTCCTTGCAAGTGTGGAATTGGACAAAATCCAGTTCCAGcactttattgtcatatgtgcagtacaaaaataatttattctATTAACTTCAGATGCTGCAAAAAAGAAATACCTGGTCCCAATTGATTAATTCACCAACTGATAATAAATCCATCTGCACAGGGATGAATGAGGTATCGCTATGACTGTTAGTTTCTACACCTGCTGTTTTAGTCACTGGTTTCTTCTCACAGCCGGTATGGAAAGGTTGGAAATGTCCATGGTGATCTGCGCATCATAGGAGAGCAGGGACCTTAAACAGTGTCACCTGCCTGCTGTTGATCCAGTTGATGGTTAATTGAGCACATTGTGCACTAGCATCTACTTCAGCAGAACGTGAGCTAAATCAAACCACCATAAGTTTCCTTACGTGAGTCCTGGCCACCTACAGGAATTGCCTCCTAACAGTGACATTGAGTTATACTTCTCCCTCCATTAAACTCTACTGCAGCTTGCAGCCCCCCCTTTCCCCGCCCAGGCCCTGCCCAATCCAGCTCAAACTGAGCGCTGCGATATAGGCATCCTGATTCTCCTGCCCAGATGGGGGGGGTGTGGTCATTCCGGCCCTCATcgcagtctgcacacacattccAGCTTCTCCGTGTCACAGCCTACATATGCAGCACTAGCAAGCTGCTTGGTCAGTGCAGTGTTGCACAGTGTAGGTGGTGGgattcacttacacacacagCTAGAGGGGCCTGCTTCAGGGGCCAGACTCCTCTGGGGTAGGCCGAAAGCCTGACACGGGGTATCTCATCTCGCTGTTCCTCAGGCTTGGTTTCAGGGATCTTTTTCCAGTTCCAGTGTTCTGGAGCAGGAAGGGGGCTTCAGGTCCTTGGGGACAGAGGGGTTTCATTCACTCTGTGCTCTTTCTGTGTTTGTGAGCAGTAGCCGCTGTAAGGAGCCCTGTTCTCAGAATGCAGTacgaatccagaccaaggttttgtttcaaccaaccagctgagtgtaaagagtcacagttacagtgtactcaattggttggttgaaacaaaactttggtctggatttgtactttctggccCTTAAGTTTCCAGATCTGTTGGCTGGTCTCCCTCGCACCCGTTTCCCAGCTGTGCTGAAGTCCGTCTGGGAGAGTagggtctgtgtgtctgccttgTGCTTTTTGTCATACTTATATTTGAAGTTGGTGGAGGTTACAGCTCCTGCTTGGAATGGGCTGCAGATACAGTGTGTCCCTGACGAGAAATCTCTCCCTGCAGTGAACAAATCTGTTCCCTTTCAACACCAGCGATGGAGGAGATTGTGTGGGAGCAGTTCACTGTCACCCTGCACAGGGTGAGTGATGAACATAATGCACCTTTTTTGTTGGAACACAAATCCAGTGCATCTTGTGTGCAACACTGCATCAAATGCCAAATATTGACACTTATCATGTGAATCACTGCATCTCATGCCTCTGCCCAGTGTGACTCACCCTCTATCTCTCACTCTCTGCCCACCATTAAAGGACTCTAAGAGGGGCTTCGGAATTGCTGTCACCGGGGGCCGGGACAATCCCAAAGTGGACACCGGGGAGATGTCCATCATCGTGTCTGACGTCCTGCAGGGGGGTCCGGCCGACGGACTGCTTTTGTATGTACCTGCCCTCCGTCACTCACTATTCACCACTCCTGTAAAGGGACAGTAGGTCCGCCACCTTACTGTCTTTCATTGGTTGAGAAACCCTTTTAAACTCCCCTCAGAATGCCGTCCTGGAGGGAGTTGCCTGCTTGTGTCCTGTCCTTAGGCAGTGTGGAGCAGAGCGGTGTAGCGCAAGCGTGTTGGGCCCTGAGGTCGATTGATTGAAACCATCCGCTTTTTGAAAAGCTGTAATTCGTTCTTTATTGGCTCGCTGTCGTTTCGCCACTGAGCACTTCAGCAAGGCCATTAACCTGCAATTTCTCCACGGACTGGCTGACTGTACTCTCAGTTGCACGTCACTTTGGATAGAAGTGTCTGCTAAAGcgaataaaatgcaaaatgaataAAACCTCTGGCATGCAATCCCTGGCTGTATCATCTCACCCAGACATCAATGATAACCCAACTCACTGCACTCTGCTGCTTCACTGTAATATGTTAAGATGGTATATCATAGTATCACGTGACTGGTGTGATGCTCATCAGTGTAACTGTTGCCCTGGCAGTGAGAATGACCGTGTGATCCTGGTTAACGGCTTGTCCATGGAGAATGTGCCACATTCCTTTGCTGTGCAGCAACTCCGAAAATGTGGGAAAGTGGCCAAatttgtgagttttttttttttaaaacccatTTCAGTCATTTGTTGATCTTTTATTTGGGTCtgtgttgtgtttatttttaactaCATCTGCCATGTTGGTCTTTAAGCGGACCTGCGTCTTGTGTGTCTACTGATTCCTAAATGCCGGCCTTTCTGACCCATAAAGGTGGTGAAGAGACCCAAGAGAGCAGCACCCAGTGCACTGAAGCGCTCCCAGTCACACGACGAGAGGCTCTCTGACTACCCTGGCGACTATGATCAAGATTATGACTATGACCGAGACTACGACTATGACGACCACAGCATGTACAGCGCTCAGAGCAGCAATGCAGACTACCCTCATGAGCATAGTCCAGAAAAGGAACAGGCTAGATACCCAGAACGCCGAGGGCGTGACCGCGACCGGGATTACGGTCGAGATCGCAGTCGAGGTAGGAGTCTGGAGCGGGATCTGAGTCCAGAGAGACAGTACTACCGTGACAGAAGCAGGGGGCGCTCTTTAGACAGAGAAGCCAGCCCCGAGGGGCCTTATAGGAGAGACCACAGCAGGGGCCGGGCCCTG
This is a stretch of genomic DNA from Paramormyrops kingsleyae isolate MSU_618 chromosome 7, PKINGS_0.4, whole genome shotgun sequence. It encodes these proteins:
- the LOC111851479 gene encoding intracellular hyaluronan-binding protein 4-like, with amino-acid sequence MMRVIDEAAVLRDTDFGRARAPRFHNEPSDSDADALGLPRESQPRKAAGKRDSKREGHGGGHSLTANASGAQQREERCVSFQTHQVPVNKASLELSAEKNQQRDQGGWGCGGSRVGRDRGGRLGGPPRSTDGFDQRGKREFDRHSGSDRASVRPEEKRGGTGSWNWGSVKDPMRALTDAAAGEEVALNALEEEEKCTMELEIPVDEGAVEISLDEWKALQKQSRPKQQLQLRKADTGVPVKAIVIHKSRQLEGLSSGVSEEEDGTPPPRRAANITSQIDINFGCLVGCGHGGSVPRLDENPPLPPETVVAPNPGDPEDFPALA